A segment of the Candidatus Zixiibacteriota bacterium genome:
GCACCGAGGTCGATCTGGTCGTCTCCGTGATTAAGTGAAGCACGCGCAATTTGGGCCCGGACGATTTGACGGCGGCAACTGTCATGCTCAGATACAACCAGTTTGAGGTTCTGTCATTCGATTGCTACGGTACCCTGGTTGACTGGGAGACCGGCATACTCCTGGCAGTAAAGCCGGTTCTAAGGGTGCACGGTGTGACTGTACCCGATGACACAATACTCGAGACGTATGCGGCTATCGAATCGGATATCGAGGCGGGGCCGTACCAAAGTTATAGGAACGTATTGCGCCAGGCGATGGCCAAAATGTGCGAGAGGTTTGGATTCGAGGCCGGCGACTCCGAACACATTGTAATTGCCAATTCGCTGACGGGCTGGCCCCCGTTCGAAGACACGATCTCTGCCCTGAAAGCACTCAAGAATAGATATCGTCTGGCAATCATATCCAATGTCGACGACGAATTGTTCGAAGGGACAAACAGGCGCCTGGGAGTGGATTTCGACCATATCGTCACCGCAGCGCAGGCAGGGGCATACAAACCATCGTTGCATGTCTTCGATTTTGCGCTGAAGAGAATCGGCTGCCCGGCCGAACGGCTCTTGCACGTAGCCCAGTCCCTTTATCATGACCACGCTCCGGCCAAGAAACTGGGCTTGAGCACGGTCTGGATTGACCGCCGCCACGACCGTCCTGGCTCCGGCGCCACCCCGGAGGCGGTCGCGACTCCCGACGCTACATTCTCCGATTTGGCCTCGCTTGTACGTGAGATGGGTGTGTAGTAAATTACGAACTGGTCATGATCGCAATCATAACTCATAATTACCCCACAGACGACAACCCGGTCGCCGGTCTGTTTATCAAGGATCATGGCGAATTACTGGGGCAGCAAACCGGCAGCGAGGTTGTCGTACTCCACTATCCGTTCGGCGAGTACCCCATGACCCGCTCGATACGCAGGCCCTGGAAGTGGCCGAAATTTGCCTGGTATTTTCACCACACGTCAAGTCAGCTCAAGCGCGACATAGATCGGTTGACCGCCCAAAACCTGGGACAGCGGCCGGACATTCTGGCCCATTGGTGGTTCCCCAACGGAACGTTTGCGACTAAGTATTACGACAGGGTCGATGTCATCTGCCATGGCACCGATCTGTACCAGCTCCAGAAATTCCCTCTGGTAGCGCGATACTTTGCGTCGCGGGCGAGAAGAGTCCGCTCCTGGCAATGTGTGTCGTCGGATCTGAAACGAATCCTGCTCGAACTGTATCCGTTCCTGGAGGGGGCCCGTATCACTGTCGCGCCGATGCCGATCGGTCCCATGTTTGTCAATCGCCATGAGCCGCGGGATCCCCGATTGTTGGTCACTGTTGGCTCACTGATTCCCCGAAAGCAATTCGACCTTGCCATCAGAGAAATCGCAAAGATCCCCGGCCTGAAACTCGAGATCTACGGAGAAGGACCGGACAAAGAAGACTTGCAGGCGCTTATCCGCCGGCTTGGCGTATCTGATCGCATCACACTCCAAGGCCAGGCTACTCGCGAGCAATTGGCTGTTAGATTCAACAAGGCAATTCTGCTGATCATGCTATCTTATGGTGAGGGATTCGGGTTAGTCCTCAAAGAAGCTCAGGCCTGCGGGTGCAAGACCTTGGCGTTCAAAGGGGACGGTATGGAAGACACCCGGCCGGATTTTGTTGTCGGCCGGGATGAAAACGTCGCCGAGCGCATCAAGCAGGCCGTCGCATCCATCACAACATTGTGAACCTCTCCCCCCTCGGTTGGCTGGTGTCGAGCGAAGCTTGACGGCGGCGTCTCTTCTCACTAACTTCTGGCGCGTCGGTTAGTTTCAGAGGAGTCTTATGTGAAAGCGGTCTATCTGACACTTTTGGTGTCATCCCTGCTCTCGCCCATAATGATTGTGGCCGATTCCGCTGTCCCGCCGGATACGATTCTGACGGATACGCAGGCTACAGAATCCGAAGATTCGGCAGCGCTGGGTGCATCCGTGTTCCCCGCCGACAGCACGGAACCAATTTACCCGATGTCACCCGAGAGGTACGAGCGATTGGTGTCGTACTCCAAGTTTGTCAACGTGTGGCGGTTCGCCGGGTTCTTTATCGGGCTGGCCGTGCTGGCGGTGATTCTGTTTACCGGCCTCTCGGCCCGGTTCCGCAACTGGAGCGCCAGGATCCCGTTTAAGTTTTTCGCTCTGTGGGTCTTTCTCTGCCTCTTTATGCTGGCGGATTATCTTCTGAATCTGCCGTTTTCCATCTATCGCGGCTTTCTTGTGGAGCGTAGCTACGGCTTCATGAACCAGACCTTTGCGCAATGGTGGGCGGAGGACCTGCTTGCGCTTCTGGTCAGCGCCGTGCTCCTGATCGTCCCGGTCTGGTTTCTCTACTGGGTGCTGACCCGGCTCAAGCGTTGGTGGCTCTGGTTCTCGGTGGGCGCGATTCCGTTAACGGTTGCGCTCGTTGTCATTGTTCCGGTGGTAGTCGCGCCTCTGTTCAACGAGTTTGGCCCGTTGAAGGACAAACAGCTTGAGTCAGAGATTCTGGCGCTGGCCCATAGGTCGGGGATCGACGGCGCAGACGTATTCGAGGTGAACGGCTCGAAACAGTCGACCAAAGTCAATGCCTATGT
Coding sequences within it:
- a CDS encoding M48 family metallopeptidase, with the protein product MKAVYLTLLVSSLLSPIMIVADSAVPPDTILTDTQATESEDSAALGASVFPADSTEPIYPMSPERYERLVSYSKFVNVWRFAGFFIGLAVLAVILFTGLSARFRNWSARIPFKFFALWVFLCLFMLADYLLNLPFSIYRGFLVERSYGFMNQTFAQWWAEDLLALLVSAVLLIVPVWFLYWVLTRLKRWWLWFSVGAIPLTVALVVIVPVVVAPLFNEFGPLKDKQLESEILALAHRSGIDGADVFEVNGSKQSTKVNAYVTGLFGTKRIVLYDTLIKNFTTDEIKFVMAHEMGHYLKHHIWWGLGVAILFILAAFWLASRLLPVTISRLKDSFRFERLGDYASLPLIAAYLSIFSFVFQPVTNAASRFMERQSDEYGMIASGVDCETAARTFDKLSVLNLSDPDPSALVEFWFYDHPSLKKRMEFARTWKP
- a CDS encoding haloacid dehalogenase type II, whose amino-acid sequence is MLRYNQFEVLSFDCYGTLVDWETGILLAVKPVLRVHGVTVPDDTILETYAAIESDIEAGPYQSYRNVLRQAMAKMCERFGFEAGDSEHIVIANSLTGWPPFEDTISALKALKNRYRLAIISNVDDELFEGTNRRLGVDFDHIVTAAQAGAYKPSLHVFDFALKRIGCPAERLLHVAQSLYHDHAPAKKLGLSTVWIDRRHDRPGSGATPEAVATPDATFSDLASLVREMGV
- a CDS encoding glycosyltransferase, translated to MIAIITHNYPTDDNPVAGLFIKDHGELLGQQTGSEVVVLHYPFGEYPMTRSIRRPWKWPKFAWYFHHTSSQLKRDIDRLTAQNLGQRPDILAHWWFPNGTFATKYYDRVDVICHGTDLYQLQKFPLVARYFASRARRVRSWQCVSSDLKRILLELYPFLEGARITVAPMPIGPMFVNRHEPRDPRLLVTVGSLIPRKQFDLAIREIAKIPGLKLEIYGEGPDKEDLQALIRRLGVSDRITLQGQATREQLAVRFNKAILLIMLSYGEGFGLVLKEAQACGCKTLAFKGDGMEDTRPDFVVGRDENVAERIKQAVASITTL